A region of Fimbriimonadaceae bacterium DNA encodes the following proteins:
- the modA gene encoding Molybdate-binding protein ModA: MLAVAIATCFVGSNVVVRLTVFAAASLREPITAIARSFERATADVKVLASFAGSNTLAAQINHGAPADVFASASTKNLDECKIDRSTRRIFAHNRLQVALRAGLNGIATIADLRNVKHLVVADRAVPAGAYSEAFLAKAAVRYGQGWLTKVRSNIVSREPDVKAVLAKVIVGEADGGIVYASDILSAKGKVAALDIPDSVAERIHYAVAMPASAQNKPMARRFIEFLLSHPSQQLLAGSGFIPVVNAVRKPGR, from the coding sequence GTGCTCGCCGTTGCCATTGCCACCTGCTTCGTAGGCTCAAATGTGGTGGTGAGGCTGACCGTCTTTGCGGCCGCATCCTTAAGGGAGCCCATTACTGCCATCGCCCGATCCTTTGAGCGGGCCACCGCTGACGTCAAGGTGCTTGCCAGCTTTGCGGGGTCGAACACCCTTGCTGCGCAAATTAACCATGGTGCGCCGGCCGACGTTTTTGCATCCGCATCGACGAAGAACCTGGACGAGTGCAAGATCGACCGCTCGACGCGGCGCATTTTCGCCCACAACCGTCTGCAGGTAGCCCTTCGGGCCGGGTTGAACGGGATCGCTACAATAGCAGACTTACGAAACGTGAAGCATCTGGTGGTTGCCGACAGGGCAGTACCGGCTGGAGCCTATTCGGAAGCCTTCCTTGCAAAGGCTGCGGTCCGCTATGGCCAGGGTTGGTTGACGAAGGTGCGTTCGAATATCGTCTCTCGAGAGCCTGACGTCAAGGCCGTTCTTGCTAAAGTCATCGTCGGTGAGGCCGACGGCGGCATCGTTTATGCCAGTGACATCTTGTCGGCGAAGGGCAAGGTGGCCGCGCTGGACATTCCCGACTCGGTGGCCGAGCGCATCCATTATGCAGTCGCCATGCCAGCGTCGGCGCAGAATAAGCCTATGGCAAGGCGATTTATCGAGTTTCTCTTGTCTCATCCATCCCAGCAACTACTGGCTGGGAGCGGCTTCATCCCGGTCGTCAACGCGGTAAGAAAGCCCGGGAGATAG
- a CDS encoding Deoxyguanosinetriphosphate triphosphohydrolase-like protein, producing MPDIRATIEDRERATLSRYAALSADSQGRPAPEPHDPIRTCYQRDRDRILHSKPFRRLKHKTQVFIEPEGDHYRTRLTHSLEVAQIARTITRALRLNEDLAEAIALGHDVGHTPFGHAGESALDEALQAHGSPDGPLRFRHYEQSLRVVDHLAKLNLTQETRAGIGGHSKGRSDLSAFDGQPTSTLEAAVVRISDRIAYLNHDLDDAVRSGIIGSVPDRFEAIGTGHSRRIGAMVMDVIANSLDRPIIALSPAMLQTMNELKEWLFENVYLRYPVLYPDISKAKGLVGELFLHFAEPGNLPDGFVGVQGAIDYVAGMTDRFAMATYAQLKLPSGWRTIGSIGW from the coding sequence ATGCCCGATATCCGCGCTACGATCGAAGATCGCGAACGGGCAACGCTCAGCCGTTATGCCGCCCTCAGCGCGGATAGCCAGGGGCGGCCCGCACCAGAACCACACGACCCGATTCGAACCTGCTACCAGCGCGATCGCGACCGGATCCTCCACTCCAAGCCGTTTCGGCGGCTCAAGCACAAGACCCAGGTGTTTATCGAGCCGGAAGGAGACCACTACCGGACGCGACTGACCCATAGCCTGGAAGTTGCCCAGATCGCCCGGACGATCACCCGCGCCCTCCGGCTGAACGAGGACCTTGCCGAGGCCATTGCCCTCGGCCATGATGTTGGCCATACCCCGTTCGGCCACGCCGGCGAGAGCGCTCTGGACGAGGCGCTCCAGGCTCACGGCTCGCCCGACGGCCCCTTGCGGTTCCGGCACTACGAGCAGTCGCTGCGCGTCGTCGACCACCTCGCGAAGCTAAACCTGACACAGGAGACCCGAGCCGGTATCGGGGGTCACAGCAAGGGCCGTAGCGACCTTTCCGCCTTCGATGGGCAACCCACCTCCACGTTGGAAGCAGCGGTCGTCAGGATTTCAGACCGAATTGCGTACCTGAACCACGATCTCGATGACGCGGTCCGATCCGGCATCATCGGAAGCGTTCCAGACCGGTTCGAGGCGATCGGAACTGGCCACAGCCGCCGCATCGGGGCGATGGTGATGGATGTGATCGCGAACAGCCTGGACCGGCCGATCATCGCCCTTTCGCCCGCCATGCTGCAAACCATGAACGAGCTCAAGGAGTGGCTGTTCGAAAACGTTTATCTGAGATATCCAGTTCTGTATCCCGATATCAGCAAGGCCAAAGGTCTCGTCGGCGAGCTGTTTCTCCACTTCGCAGAGCCTGGCAATCTTCCCGATGGTTTCGTGGGCGTGCAGGGTGCGATCGACTACGTGGCGGGAATGACCGACCGATTTGCGATGGCCACCTATGCTCAACTGAAACTGCCATCAGGCTGGCGAACGATCGGCAGCATCGGCTGGTAA
- the sigD gene encoding RNA polymerase sigma-D factor has product MSSEQLKRSWVDCKVYKDPQARADLVNHYSYLVKITAGRLVTSLPGGLDREDLVGAGVIGLIKSVDQFDPTRDVKFETYAIALIRGAILEMLRDEDWVPRSIREKLKAVDRAMMEFETQNRRPPNERELSERMGLSEKEVADLMVRMGRTNVYSLDDLLPNQDGEDHLHFVDLLVDKDANPGGEVEGREIRRILADGIDNLPDRERLVVALYYFEGLTFKEIGRVLGVSESRVYQLHTQSMTRLRGFMRDQGAVSAA; this is encoded by the coding sequence ATGTCCTCGGAGCAGCTCAAACGTAGCTGGGTCGACTGTAAAGTCTACAAAGATCCACAAGCTCGTGCCGACCTCGTCAACCACTACTCGTACCTTGTGAAAATCACAGCGGGTCGTCTGGTCACCAGCCTTCCTGGTGGGCTTGACCGAGAAGATCTGGTGGGCGCCGGCGTTATCGGCCTGATCAAGAGCGTCGACCAGTTTGATCCGACCCGGGATGTCAAGTTCGAGACCTATGCGATTGCTCTCATCCGCGGCGCCATCCTGGAGATGCTTCGCGATGAGGACTGGGTGCCTCGCAGCATCCGCGAAAAGCTCAAGGCTGTCGACCGAGCGATGATGGAGTTCGAGACCCAGAACCGCCGACCGCCCAACGAGCGCGAGCTTTCAGAGCGAATGGGATTATCAGAAAAGGAAGTCGCCGATCTGATGGTCCGGATGGGCAGAACCAACGTGTATAGCCTCGACGACCTCCTTCCGAACCAGGACGGTGAGGACCACCTCCACTTTGTGGACCTGCTGGTGGACAAGGACGCCAATCCTGGAGGCGAGGTCGAGGGCCGCGAAATCCGCCGAATCCTTGCCGACGGCATCGACAACCTTCCCGACCGCGAGCGGCTGGTCGTCGCGCTCTACTACTTCGAGGGGTTGACGTTCAAGGAAATCGGCCGCGTACTCGGCGTTTCAGAATCGCGCGTCTATCAGCTGCACACGCAGTCGATGACGCGTCTTCGTGGTTTCATGCGCGATCAGGGAGCGGTCTCCGCCGCCTAG
- the ybaB gene encoding Nucleoid-associated protein YbaB, with product MRLAMCLEAISKPMKLPKSFGGQGFGNMMKQAQEAMAQAQNIEAALAQETFTVDKGPVKAVYNGIGEMQSIKIDPSVVDPEDIEALEDLILSVVRDGNERSTALRNERVQAIMPKIPGL from the coding sequence ATGCGGCTCGCGATGTGTTTGGAGGCAATAAGTAAGCCCATGAAGTTACCGAAAAGTTTTGGCGGCCAGGGTTTCGGCAACATGATGAAGCAGGCGCAGGAGGCAATGGCCCAGGCGCAAAACATCGAGGCGGCACTCGCCCAGGAGACGTTCACGGTCGACAAGGGACCGGTCAAGGCGGTTTACAACGGCATCGGTGAAATGCAGTCGATCAAGATCGATCCGTCGGTCGTCGATCCGGAAGACATCGAGGCGCTCGAAGATCTCATTCTGAGCGTAGTCCGCGACGGCAACGAACGATCAACCGCCCTGCGCAACGAGCGCGTTCAGGCGATCATGCCGAAAATTCCGGGCCTCTAA
- the hcf136_2 gene encoding Ycf48-like protein produces MSLVAATLAIALVPITQERPQLKPLPDKNEEVTKYMTPIPRSAPASLRMAAYRDRKRMEAESLFGNLKWRCIGPEYQGGRVVDIEVPRAKPQTTFCAFATGGLWRSDDNRITWRPIFDNESAFSIGDIAIDSTGETIWVGTGENNNQRTSYAGTGVFRSTDGGKTWTHLGLEETHRIGRIVVHPKDPKTVYVAAIGALYSANPNRGVFKTTDAGRTWSHVLKLDDTTGVIDLILDPRNPDTLLAAALDRDRRAWNFREAGKGSAIYRTANGGKSWDKITAGVPSGQVMGRTGLAYAPSSPNVVYAFVDNQGPDPNTLYWDERQPKGVLTARRLKFITDEQLAGIDAKVWDRFVTTYLPTGSKADELLQQIKDKKLKIADIEALVEKRNPRALQYEMMEAEVFRSENFGKTWKKTSLKIGEHGYYYCGQVSVNPKDANDIVTLGTIVLRSRDGGRTWKEIASQNHVDHHAWWFDPENPDHIMNGNDGGLYISHDGGQNWEHINKMPVGQFTTIAVDNKRPYNVMGGLQDNGTQFGPSTYRLGSQGQQFSSVWRSVGGGDGSAVAFDPREDRDVIYIASQFGAHSARDLRTNQGWGTRASVQGEALRYNWVSPLIISPHHPDIIYLGANRVFRSLNMGRRYEPISPDITKNKVNGDVPFSTIKEMAESPLKFGTLIVGCDDGTVKITRDHGATWIDTPTPQPDKWVSRVVASRWEPATFYVSQSGYREDDFSAYLWKSTDYGKTWESIVGDLPGETINVIREDPVDSKKLFIGTDLGVWMTEDGGAHWTPLHGGIPRTPVHDLVIQEREDELVIASHARSVWIFSLKPIRDLPKDVRDKELHIYPVSNLTFSPRWGMPSRQDWQSDPITGPRIAVRFWTRTAGKATIAIKSKDGTTTIKSKEIDALRGFNNVDLDPMLQPGNQVIEPKVRQPKSLEEALADPYEDQRPKFIAPGEYVIEISVGGRTEKIDWKISVD; encoded by the coding sequence ATGTCTCTCGTAGCCGCCACGCTCGCGATCGCACTCGTGCCGATCACCCAAGAAAGGCCGCAGCTCAAGCCGCTTCCCGATAAGAACGAAGAAGTCACCAAGTACATGACTCCGATTCCCCGGTCGGCGCCAGCCAGCCTGCGGATGGCTGCCTATCGGGATCGCAAGCGGATGGAGGCAGAGTCGCTCTTTGGCAACCTCAAGTGGCGCTGCATAGGTCCCGAGTACCAGGGTGGCCGGGTCGTCGATATCGAGGTTCCTCGGGCGAAACCCCAGACGACGTTCTGTGCGTTCGCCACGGGTGGGCTGTGGCGGAGCGACGACAACCGGATTACGTGGCGACCGATTTTCGACAACGAGAGCGCTTTCTCGATAGGAGACATCGCGATCGATTCGACCGGTGAGACAATCTGGGTCGGAACCGGCGAGAACAACAACCAGCGCACCAGCTATGCGGGAACCGGTGTCTTCCGCAGTACCGACGGCGGCAAGACGTGGACCCATCTCGGGCTCGAAGAGACCCACCGCATTGGTCGAATCGTCGTCCATCCGAAGGACCCAAAGACCGTCTATGTCGCGGCGATTGGCGCGCTCTACAGCGCCAACCCTAATCGAGGAGTGTTCAAGACAACGGACGCCGGGCGTACGTGGAGCCATGTGCTCAAGCTCGACGACACAACCGGCGTTATCGACCTGATTCTCGATCCACGCAACCCAGACACCCTATTGGCAGCCGCCCTCGATCGCGATCGGCGGGCGTGGAATTTCCGCGAGGCGGGAAAGGGCAGCGCGATTTATCGGACCGCGAACGGCGGCAAGTCGTGGGACAAGATCACCGCCGGGGTTCCGAGCGGCCAGGTTATGGGTCGTACCGGCCTCGCCTACGCGCCCTCTTCGCCGAACGTTGTCTACGCCTTTGTCGATAACCAGGGGCCGGATCCGAACACCCTTTATTGGGATGAGAGGCAGCCGAAGGGTGTGCTGACGGCAAGGCGCTTGAAGTTCATAACCGATGAACAGCTCGCCGGGATCGACGCCAAGGTCTGGGATCGCTTCGTTACCACCTATTTGCCAACAGGTTCAAAAGCGGATGAGCTCCTGCAGCAGATCAAGGACAAGAAGCTGAAGATCGCCGACATAGAGGCGCTGGTCGAAAAGAGGAACCCGCGAGCCCTGCAGTACGAAATGATGGAGGCCGAGGTGTTCCGCAGCGAGAACTTCGGCAAGACCTGGAAGAAAACCTCGCTCAAGATCGGCGAGCACGGCTACTACTACTGCGGCCAGGTTAGCGTGAACCCGAAGGACGCGAATGACATCGTCACGCTTGGCACGATTGTCCTGAGGTCAAGGGACGGTGGGCGTACCTGGAAGGAAATCGCATCGCAGAACCACGTCGACCACCACGCCTGGTGGTTCGATCCGGAAAACCCGGATCACATCATGAACGGCAACGACGGTGGCCTCTACATCAGCCATGACGGCGGGCAGAACTGGGAGCATATCAACAAGATGCCCGTCGGCCAGTTCACGACGATCGCGGTGGACAACAAGCGCCCATACAATGTCATGGGCGGTCTGCAGGACAACGGGACCCAGTTCGGCCCCAGCACGTATCGTCTCGGGAGCCAGGGTCAACAGTTCTCGTCGGTCTGGCGATCGGTGGGCGGCGGAGATGGCAGCGCGGTCGCGTTCGATCCGCGTGAAGACCGTGACGTGATCTATATCGCATCGCAATTTGGCGCCCACAGTGCCCGCGATCTCCGGACAAACCAAGGCTGGGGGACACGAGCAAGCGTGCAGGGCGAAGCCTTGCGCTACAACTGGGTTTCTCCGCTCATTATCTCCCCCCACCACCCCGACATCATCTACTTGGGGGCCAACCGTGTCTTTCGGTCGCTGAACATGGGACGCCGGTATGAGCCGATAAGCCCGGACATCACGAAGAACAAGGTCAACGGCGACGTCCCGTTCTCCACCATCAAGGAGATGGCCGAGAGCCCACTGAAGTTTGGAACGCTGATTGTCGGCTGTGATGACGGGACGGTCAAGATCACGCGCGACCATGGGGCGACGTGGATCGATACGCCGACTCCTCAGCCGGACAAGTGGGTCAGCCGCGTCGTTGCCTCTCGATGGGAGCCGGCAACGTTCTACGTCAGCCAATCCGGTTATCGGGAGGACGACTTCAGCGCCTACCTCTGGAAGAGCACCGACTATGGCAAGACGTGGGAGTCGATCGTCGGCGATCTGCCTGGAGAAACGATCAACGTGATCCGAGAGGATCCTGTCGATTCGAAGAAGCTGTTCATCGGCACGGACCTTGGGGTGTGGATGACCGAAGATGGCGGCGCCCACTGGACGCCTCTCCATGGCGGGATTCCGCGAACGCCCGTACACGATTTGGTCATCCAAGAGCGGGAGGACGAGCTCGTTATCGCAAGCCACGCTCGATCGGTCTGGATTTTCAGCCTGAAGCCGATCCGCGATCTTCCAAAGGATGTCCGAGACAAGGAACTGCACATCTACCCGGTGAGCAACCTCACCTTCTCGCCGCGCTGGGGAATGCCTTCGCGACAAGATTGGCAATCGGATCCAATCACGGGGCCACGAATAGCCGTTCGCTTCTGGACTCGGACGGCTGGCAAGGCGACCATCGCGATCAAGTCCAAGGACGGCACTACGACCATCAAGTCGAAGGAAATCGACGCCCTTCGCGGCTTCAACAACGTCGATCTTGATCCGATGCTGCAGCCCGGCAATCAGGTTATCGAGCCCAAGGTCCGGCAGCCGAAGAGCTTGGAAGAAGCCCTGGCGGATCCTTATGAAGACCAGCGGCCCAAATTCATCGCACCTGGCGAATATGTGATCGAGATCAGCGTCGGCGGCAGAACCGAAAAGATCGACTGGAAGATTTCGGTCGACTAG
- the recR gene encoding Recombination protein RecR gives MSFAKPLAELIEQFERLPGVGPKSAQRLAFHVLRMPEDDARRLSDSIWKAKTSLRFCDVCQNVAEGERCAICSDPKRSEALICVVAEPRDIAAMERLNEFRGMYHVLHGLLNPMEGIGPEQLRIRELLHRLSGPVEEVIVATNPTIEGDATALYLAKLIKPIGVKITRLAHGMPVGGELDYADSATLLSALQYRREL, from the coding sequence ATGTCGTTCGCCAAGCCCCTCGCCGAGCTCATCGAGCAGTTTGAACGTCTGCCCGGCGTGGGTCCCAAGTCAGCGCAGCGCCTGGCTTTTCACGTCCTTCGTATGCCGGAGGACGACGCCCGGCGACTGAGCGATTCCATCTGGAAGGCGAAGACCTCCCTACGGTTTTGCGACGTTTGTCAGAACGTCGCTGAGGGTGAGCGATGCGCCATCTGCAGCGACCCCAAGCGTTCGGAAGCGCTGATCTGCGTGGTTGCCGAACCCCGCGACATTGCGGCCATGGAACGGCTGAATGAGTTTCGTGGCATGTATCACGTGCTCCATGGCCTGCTGAATCCGATGGAAGGTATCGGACCTGAGCAGCTTCGGATCAGAGAGCTGCTCCATCGTCTCTCGGGCCCGGTGGAGGAAGTGATCGTGGCCACCAACCCGACGATTGAAGGCGATGCCACCGCGCTCTATCTGGCCAAGCTGATCAAGCCGATCGGCGTGAAGATCACCCGACTCGCCCACGGCATGCCGGTGGGTGGCGAACTGGACTACGCCGACAGCGCGACCTTGCTCAGCGCACTCCAATACCGCCGAGAGCTTTAG
- the cbs gene encoding putative cystathionine beta-synthase yields METIYGSITEIIGKTPLVRVNRIGAEYSSELLAKCEFLSPGGSVKDRVGLRMLQEAERSGRIKPGDTIVEPTSGNTGIGLAMAGTAKGYRVIIVMPEKMSMEKQVTLEALGAQIVRTPTGAAYDSPESNFSVARQIAASIPNAHILDQFGNPDNPAVHEEETAMEILEQTGGNFDYFISSVGTGGTITGCARAFRKHVPNVKIIGVDPVGSILGGGEAGAPYLVEGIGYDFIPDVLDNSLVDEYIKTEDGPSFEMARRIIREEGMLVGGSCGATLWAALKIAERHTDPVRIVMIFPDNVRNYMSKFIDDRWLIEKGFVPPPKPNFVNWELLKESA; encoded by the coding sequence ATGGAAACGATCTACGGTTCAATAACCGAAATCATCGGGAAGACTCCGCTTGTTAGGGTAAATCGCATTGGAGCCGAATATTCTTCGGAATTGCTCGCGAAATGCGAGTTCCTCAGCCCCGGCGGTTCGGTGAAGGACAGGGTGGGCCTTCGGATGCTTCAGGAAGCCGAGCGATCGGGACGGATCAAGCCCGGCGACACCATCGTGGAGCCGACAAGCGGCAATACCGGCATCGGCCTCGCCATGGCGGGGACCGCGAAGGGCTATCGGGTCATCATCGTCATGCCGGAAAAGATGAGCATGGAGAAGCAGGTGACCCTCGAAGCTCTCGGCGCGCAAATCGTTCGAACTCCAACCGGTGCGGCTTACGATTCGCCGGAGAGCAATTTCAGCGTCGCCAGGCAGATTGCCGCCTCGATTCCGAACGCTCACATCCTCGACCAGTTTGGCAACCCCGACAACCCCGCCGTGCATGAGGAAGAGACAGCGATGGAGATACTCGAGCAGACTGGCGGGAACTTTGACTACTTCATTTCGTCGGTGGGAACCGGCGGCACGATCACGGGATGCGCCCGGGCCTTCCGCAAACACGTGCCTAACGTGAAAATCATCGGTGTCGATCCGGTTGGTTCGATCCTGGGCGGCGGCGAAGCGGGCGCCCCCTATCTGGTGGAAGGCATCGGTTACGACTTTATCCCCGACGTGCTCGACAACAGTCTCGTTGACGAGTACATCAAGACCGAGGATGGCCCGAGCTTTGAGATGGCACGCCGCATCATTCGGGAAGAGGGAATGCTGGTCGGGGGCAGCTGTGGCGCCACGCTATGGGCCGCATTGAAAATCGCGGAGCGACATACCGATCCCGTTCGGATCGTGATGATCTTCCCGGACAACGTACGCAACTACATGTCGAAGTTTATCGACGATCGGTGGTTGATCGAGAAGGGCTTCGTTCCGCCGCCCAAACCTAACTTCGTGAATTGGGAGTTGCTGAAGGAGTCGGCATGA
- the hspA_1 gene encoding Spore protein SP21: protein MLSRLYPIERMRTFDRFNTMMEDLFGDGNGMSNWMPAVDVKETENEVHFLCDLPGIDEKDIDIEVIGDRLTISGKREFKKEEKKENFVRIERRYGTFLRTFTLDAPVKPEDVKADFKDGILLIAVPKAPLMKRQKVLIHHK, encoded by the coding sequence ATGCTATCCCGCTTGTATCCGATCGAAAGGATGAGAACTTTCGACCGATTCAACACGATGATGGAAGACTTGTTCGGCGACGGCAACGGGATGTCAAACTGGATGCCCGCCGTTGACGTGAAGGAAACCGAGAATGAGGTGCATTTTCTTTGCGACCTCCCCGGCATCGATGAAAAAGACATCGATATCGAGGTAATCGGCGACAGACTCACGATCAGCGGCAAGCGCGAATTCAAGAAGGAGGAGAAGAAGGAAAACTTTGTGCGTATCGAACGAAGGTACGGCACGTTCCTCCGAACCTTTACCTTGGATGCTCCAGTGAAACCCGAAGACGTCAAGGCAGACTTTAAGGATGGCATCCTTTTGATTGCCGTCCCGAAGGCACCTCTGATGAAGAGGCAGAAAGTCCTGATTCATCACAAATGA
- the metC gene encoding Cystathionine beta-lyase, giving the protein MSERFETMAVHAGYEPEPATGAVMPPVYQVSTFAQRSPGQGTGYEYARTDNPTRTPLQRALAELEGAEHALVFSSGLAATDAVLNTLKAGDHVLAGNDLYGGTYRLFSRVAVDRGLTFDFVDLQSCELEDAFRPNTRLVWFETPTNPLLNIIDIRRVAGIAHTHGALVAVDNTFMSPYFQNPLKLGADIVMHSMTKYLNGHSDVVMGCLMTSNDELYARLKFLQNAVGGVPGPWDCYLALRGIRTLALRMKAHGENAMAVANWLSQDRRIERVAYPGLAGHPGHDIAKRQASGFGGMVTFFVNGGLEDARRMLERVKLFTLAESLGGVESLIEHPAIMTHASIPPEQRAAIGISDTLVRASVGIEHPDDLIADLDQALG; this is encoded by the coding sequence ATGAGCGAGCGCTTTGAAACGATGGCCGTCCATGCCGGGTACGAGCCGGAACCGGCTACTGGCGCGGTCATGCCGCCGGTCTACCAAGTCAGCACGTTTGCCCAACGGTCTCCAGGGCAAGGCACCGGCTACGAATACGCCCGCACCGATAACCCAACCCGCACGCCGCTGCAGCGTGCGCTCGCAGAGCTCGAAGGCGCCGAGCATGCGCTCGTTTTTTCAAGCGGCCTTGCCGCAACCGATGCCGTCCTCAATACACTCAAGGCAGGGGACCATGTCCTTGCCGGCAACGACCTGTATGGCGGCACCTACCGGCTCTTCAGCCGAGTCGCCGTTGATCGCGGCCTGACCTTCGACTTCGTTGACCTTCAATCATGCGAGCTTGAGGATGCCTTTCGGCCAAATACGAGGCTCGTGTGGTTTGAGACGCCAACCAATCCGTTGCTCAACATCATCGACATCCGACGCGTTGCCGGCATTGCGCATACACATGGCGCCCTGGTCGCCGTCGACAACACCTTCATGAGCCCCTACTTCCAGAACCCGCTGAAATTGGGGGCAGACATCGTGATGCATTCGATGACGAAGTATCTCAATGGGCATTCCGACGTCGTGATGGGCTGTCTGATGACGTCCAACGACGAGCTGTACGCGCGGCTCAAATTCCTCCAAAATGCGGTGGGCGGCGTACCGGGTCCCTGGGACTGCTATCTGGCCCTGCGCGGCATTCGAACCCTGGCGCTGCGGATGAAGGCTCACGGAGAGAATGCGATGGCGGTGGCCAACTGGCTGAGTCAGGACCGGCGGATCGAGCGCGTGGCTTACCCTGGCCTTGCCGGCCATCCCGGCCACGACATTGCCAAACGCCAGGCTTCGGGTTTCGGCGGCATGGTGACGTTCTTCGTTAACGGTGGCTTGGAAGACGCGCGTCGGATGCTCGAAAGGGTGAAGCTCTTTACGCTAGCCGAATCTCTCGGGGGGGTCGAGAGCCTGATCGAACATCCCGCAATCATGACCCATGCTTCGATTCCGCCGGAGCAAAGAGCGGCGATCGGTATCTCGGACACGCTAGTTAGGGCCTCGGTCGGTATCGAGCACCCTGACGACCTCATTGCCGACCTGGACCAGGCACTGGGCTAA